Proteins encoded within one genomic window of Humulus lupulus chromosome 1, drHumLupu1.1, whole genome shotgun sequence:
- the LOC133798062 gene encoding probable N-acetyl-gamma-glutamyl-phosphate reductase, chloroplastic: MSSSTFSSFCFDSGCLWKDEMKVTKAKRQNAGNMFAKCSVNTKAQKAEKPIRIGVLGASGYTGSEIVRLLVNHPHFGISFLTADRKAGQPLSSVFPHLITQGLPNLIAVKDAEFSGVDAVFCCLPHGTTQDIIKGLPRHLKIVDLSADFRLRDISEYEEWYGQAHRAPDLQKEAVYGLTEISREEIKDARLVANPGCYPTTIQIPLFPLIKRNLIRVDNIIIDSKSGVTGAGRGAKESNMYAELAEGIYSYGVARHRHVPEIEQGLSDAADSKITISFTPHLMPIIRGMQSTIYVEMASGVTVDDLYQQLKTTYEDEEFVILLEKGIVPRTHDVRGSNYCLMNVFPDRIPGRAIIISVIDNLLKGASGQAMQNLNLMFGLPESTGLLSPALFP, from the exons ATGAGTTCTTCCACCTTCAGTTCCTTTTGCTTTGACTCTGGCTGCCTATGGAAG GATGAAATGAAGGTGACTAAGGCTAAGAGGCAAAATGCAGGGAATATGTTTGCTAAATGTTCCGTGAATACCAAAGCTCAAAAAGCAGAAAAACCCATTCGCATTGGGGTTCTTGGAGCTAGTGGTTACACTGGTTCTGAG ATTGTACGGCTTCTAGTAAACCATCCACACTTTGGCATTTCCTTTTTGACCGCTGACAGAAAAGCTGGCCAACCACTCAGTTCTGTGTTTCCTCATCTAATCACACAA GGTTTACCGAACTTGATTGCTGTCAAGGATGCTGAATTTTCTGGGGTTGATGCTGTTTTCTGTTGTCTGCCACATGGAACCACACAG GATATTATAAAAGGACTGCCGAGACATTTAAAGATTGTTGATCTTTCTGCT GACTTCCGACTGCGGGATATATCTGAGTATGAAGAATGGTATGGTCAGGCACACAGAGCACCAGATTTGCAG AAAGAAGCTGTCTATGGTCTCACTGAGATTTCACGAGAGGAGATAAAAGATGCACGCCTAGTTGCTAATCCTGGTTGTTATCCGACGACTATTCAGATTCCCCTTTTTCCTTTGATAAAG AGGAATCTCATAAGAGTTGATAATATCATTATTGACTCGAAATCGGGTGTTACCGGGGCAG GGCGAGGTGCAAAGGAGTCAAATATGTATGCTGAACTAGCTGAAGGCATCTATTCTTATGGTGTTGCCCGGCATCGTCATG TTCCAGAAATTGAACAGGGACTATCTGATGCAGCTGATTCAAAGATAACCATCAGTTTCACTCCGCATCTTATGCCAATT ATCCGTGGTATGCAGTCAACTATATATGTTGAAATGGCTTCTGGAGTAACAGTTGATGACTTGTACCAGCAATTAAAGACAACATATGAG GATGAAGAATTTGTGATCTTATTAGAGAAAGGAATTGTCCCTCGCACTCATGATGTTCGAGGATCTAATTATTGTTTAATGAACGTCTTTCCTGATCGAATTCCTGGTCGAGCTATAATCATTTCTGTA ATTGACAATCTTCTTAAGGGAGCTTCAGGTCAAGCTATGCAGAatcttaatttgatgtttggactTCCAGAAAGCACAGGGCTTCTTTCCCCGGCTTTGTTTCCTTAG